One part of the Arabidopsis thaliana chromosome 4, partial sequence genome encodes these proteins:
- a CDS encoding Enhancer of polycomb-like transcription factor protein (Enhancer of polycomb-like transcription factor protein; FUNCTIONS IN: nucleic acid binding; INVOLVED IN: biological_process unknown; LOCATED IN: cellular_component unknown; EXPRESSED IN: 25 plant structures; EXPRESSED DURING: 14 growth stages; CONTAINS InterPro DOMAIN/s: Tudor domain (InterPro:IPR002999), Enhancer of polycomb-like (InterPro:IPR019542); BEST Arabidopsis thaliana protein match is: Enhancer of polycomb-like transcription factor protein (TAIR:AT5G04670.1); Has 30201 Blast hits to 17322 proteins in 780 species: Archae - 12; Bacteria - 1396; Metazoa - 17338; Fungi - 3422; Plants - 5037; Viruses - 0; Other Eukaryotes - 2996 (source: NCBI BLink).) produces MENRLGNSNGVGISKKSRSLDLKTLYKSSISKDSVNKSFKRKHRSGIDGDQLKQDKKSRKVVSLSSFKKVGSQNESILDKACNGTTILHNLEDSKEVGLDEKLCDSNGLQVISVGLASSTIYVPRRRRDFVGRSRFENGLAQKSAGESDSQEELVVNIPKVTAEESSVQDQPSKVEEKDSDKDIKESNSAAPLQLENGHSNQSPVKDDQLVVVKQRNSNSRKRKSSASNRRVGKEAKSSGDASGRISKVSREDDEENLEANAAIMLSSRFDPNCTQFPSNSVTPGSPSASRLHPLPSGKNSVDPRSELLSSKCVSDDTDDRMLRPRRHNDDGKGKVRKRRHFYEILFSDVDSHWLLNKKIKVFWPLDERWYHGFVDGFDGDKNLHHVKYDDRDEEWINLQGERFKILLFPSEVPGKNQRKRRCSESKSTQKVKGNDTSSKDEEKQKEKLEDDSCMESEPIITWLARSRHRDKSSTLKAVQKRKKTDVMTSNESVKMNGDVTDRSASSLASCGLPGPSKNELESSGFRNGSIFPIVYCRRRLHTAKKDIYKESGYNSVEFLKQFLVSKSPDPGVEFLPIEDSGDLELCCPWNESEQFELSLSLQGVSLMSYFLMADVDWLSRAALLLRHGTLVTLWPRVRLEMIFLNNQDGLRYLIFEGCLMEVVQLIFRILMVVDHSNKQGAQGADADLQLPVFSIGLQVSCIPGFQRQLGFQIYSFHEVKHSKWSYLEQNVRRHSLLVKQVSIAECTHNNMKVLQKVMQKRSRHGISSGLVSRGSSSAEAWPTSVCYKKQNTSPFALLFTARPPTLLLSLHLNMIRELGHDSADFLGIERDLVTHRGCDMADFTNEHSELSLKSKSQTDEPIITSSRAQESKDLHTPSQSQQLGSDSENWMSYSSSVVRHKHETRSNVSVNGISIQVPISDDCEDGTPQSSNLALNIQGSSNSSPKATAPRSMWNRSKSSLNGHLSHGWSDSKGDFLNTNLANGPKKRRTQVSYSLPSGGSDSRNKGSLLKGMPNKRIRRSTADVTKGIQKDLESSLCDANVLVTLGDRGWREYGAQIFLEPFDNNEWRLAVKISGTTKYSHRAHQFLQPGSVNRFTHAMMWKGGKDWTLEFPDRGQWFLFKEMHEECYNRNTRAALVRNIPIPGIRMIERDNFDGTETEFIRSSSKYFRQTETDVEMALDPSRVMYDMDSDDEQCLLRIRECSSAENSGSCEITEDMFEKAMDMFEKASFVKQRDNFTLIEIQELTAGVGSLEAMETIYELWRTKRQRKGMPLIRHLQPPLWEKYQRELKDWELVMSKANTPNSCGSQKKQSPTEKPAMFAFCFKPRGLEVKHRGTKHRSQKKLSVYAQHSSALGDYDGCNSSGRRPVGFVSGDERFLYSNQSYEHSNEFSVHPGTYSPRDLGMGYFSSGGNGYHRNHQNKSQRINGKRNTSERWDAGYSECPSSNLVCYSNGSQRPDVEGIRNSTDIDEYKLRDAAGAARRACALAKLKRERAESLRYKADLAIQKAAAALMCAEAVKASSEDLGNNNGVESSSEG; encoded by the exons ATGGAAAATAGACTAGGTAACTCTAATGGAGTGGGAATTTCGAAGAAATCCAGGTCTTTAGATCTTAAGACGCTCTATAAGTCTAGCATTTCCAAGGATTCAGTGAATAAGagctttaaaagaaaacataggTCTGGGATTGATGGTGATCAGTTGAAGCAGGACAAGAAGAGCAGGAAAGTTGTTTCTCTAAGTAGTTTTAAGAAAGTAGGTAGCCAGAACGAGAGTATTCTGGATAAGGCATGCAATGGCACCACTATATTGCACAATTTGGAGGACTCCAAGGAGGTGGGTTTGGATGAGAAATTGTGTGACAGTAATGGGCTTCAAGTGATTTCTGTTGGTTTGGCAAGTAGTACGATTTATGTTCCTAGACGCAGGAGAGATTTTGTTGGGAGGAGTAGGTTTGAGAATGGCCTAGCACAGAAGTCTGCAGGGGAGTCTGATAGTCAGGAGGAGCTGGTTGTTAATATCCCTAAGGTTACTGCTGAAGAATCTAGTGTTCAGGATCAACCCTCTAAAGTTGAAGAGAAGGACTCTGACAAAGATATCAAAGAATCTAATTCCGCAGCTCCGTTGCAGTTGGAAAATGGGCATTCTAATCAGTCTCCAGTGAAAGATGATCAGCTGGTTGTtgttaaacaaagaaatagtAACAGCAGAAAAAGGAAGTCCTCAGCATCAAACAGACGCGTGGGAAAAGAGGCCAAGTCTTCAGGTGATGCTTCTGGTAGAATATCCAAGGTATCACGGGAAGATGATGAGGAGAATCTTGAAGCTAATGCTGCAATAATGCTGTCTTCACGGTTTGATCCAAACTGTACCCAGTTTCCTTCAAATTCTGTTACTCCTGGTTCACCATCTGCGAGTAGATTGCATCCATTGCCTTCTGGTAAGAATTCAGTTGATCCTCGGTCCGAGTTGCTTAGTTCTAAATGTGTCTCAGATGACACTGATGATAGAATGTTGCGACCAAGGAGACATAATGATGATGGGAAGGGTAAAGTTCGGAAAAGACGCCacttttatgaaattttgttttcagatgtGGATTCACACTGgttgttaaacaaaaagattaaagtTTTCTGGCCATTGGATGAGAGATGGTATCATGGGTTTGTGGATGGTTTCGATGGAGACAAGAACCTGCATCATGTAAAATATGATGATCGTGATGAGGAGTGGATCAACTTACAGGgtgaaagattcaaaattcTGTTGTTTCCTTCTGAAGTTCCTGGAAAAAATCAGCGGAAAAGGCGTTGTTCAGAGTCAAAGTCTACTCAGAAAGTAAAAGGGAATGATACTTCCAGCAAAGACGAGGAGAAGCAGAAGGAAAAGCTAGAAGATGATAGCTGCATGGAATCAGAGCCAATCATCACATGGTTGGCTCGGTCTAGACATCGGGACAAATCCTCCACTCTTAAGGCTGTACAAAAGCGGAAAAAAACTGACGTAATGACATCTAATGAATCTGTTAAAATGAATGGGGATGTCACAGATAGATCGGCTAGTTCTCTTGCATCATGTGGATTACCTGGACCAAGTAAAAACGAGTTGGAAAGCTCTGGTTTTCGGAATGGTAGCATATTTCCTATTGTCTATTGTAGGAGAAGACTTCATACAGCAAAGAAGGATATCTACAAAGAGTCAGGTTACAATAGTGTTGAGTTTTTGAAGCAGTTTCTTGTATCAAAAAGTCCGGATCCTGGTGTAGAGTTTTTGCCTATTGAAGATTCTGGGGATCTGGAGCTTTGTTGCCCGTGGAATGAATCAGAGCAATTTGAGTTGTCCCTCAGCCTACAGGGTGTTTCCTTGATGAGCTACTTTCTTATGGCCGATGTTGACTGGCTTTCACGTGCTGCTCTTTTGCTTCGTCATGGTACACTTGTGACTTTGTGGCCAAGAGTTCGTTTGGAAATGATTTTCCTGAATAACCAAGATGGGTTAAGGTATCTAATTTTTGAAGGCTGCTTAATGGAAGTTGTTCAATTGATTTTCCGTATCTTGATGGTAGTAGATCATTCTAATAAGCAAGGAGCACAAGGAGCGGATGCTGACTTGCAGTTGCCAGTTTTCTCAATTGGTCTCCAAGTTTCTTGCATCCCAGGTTTCCAAAGGCAGCTTGGATTTCAAATCTACAGTTTCCATGAGGTGAAACATTCAAAGTGGTCATACTTGGAACAGAATGTCAGGAGACATTCTTTGCTGGTTAAGCAAGTATCAATTGCAGAGTGTACTCACAATAACATGAAGGTCCTGCAGAAG GTTATGCAGAAGAGATCTAGGCATGGAATCAGCTCAGGCCTTGTTTCTAGAGGATCATCATCTGCTGAAGCGTGGCCCACATCTGTTTGCTACAAGAAGCAAAATACGTCTCCATTTGCACTTCTTTTTACTGCTCGGCCACCTACACTGTTACTCAGTTTACACTTGAACATGATAAGGGAGCTGGGTCATGATTCAGCAGACTTCCTAGGAATAGAACGCGATTTGGTAACACATAGAGGTTGTGATATGGCAGATTTTACAAATGAGCATTCTGAACTGTCTCTCAAGAGTAAGAGCCAAACTGATGAACCAATTATCACTTCTTCCAGAGCGCAAGAGTCAAAAGACCTTCATACTCCGTCTCAAAGTCAGCAGCTGGGGTCTGATTCTGAAAACTGGATGTCATACAGTTCTTCTGTTGTCAGACATAAGCATGAAACCAGGTCTAATGTTTCGGTGAATGGGATTAGTATTCAAGTTCCAATATCTGATGATTGTGAGGATGGTACTCCGCAGTCAAGTAATCTGGCCTTGAATATTCAAGGTAGTAGCAACTCAAGTCCAAAGGCCACTGCCCCAAGAAGTATGTGGAACCGAAGTAAAAGTTCTTTAAATGGCCATCTCTCGCATGGTTGGTCGGATTCAAAGGGAGACTTTTTGAACACTAATTTGGCAAATGGACCTAAGAAGCGACGTACCCAAGTGTCTTATTCATTGCCTTCTGGGGGTTCTGATTCTAGAAACAAAGGTTCCCTGCTCAAGGGGATGCCGAACAAAAGAATTAGAAGGTCTACCGCTGATGTTACCAAAGGTATTCAGAAAGATCTCGAGTCTAGTTTATGTGATGCCAATGTATTAGTCACTCTTGGTGATAGAGGCTGGCGAGAATATGGAGCTCAGATTTTCCTGGAACCTTTTGATAATAATGAATGGAGACTTGCGGTAAAAATCTCAGGGACAACAAAATACTCACACAGGGCACATCAATTTCTGCAACCTGGGTCAGTGAATAGGTTTACACATGCTATGATGTGGAAAGGTGGAAAAGATTGGACCTTGGAGTTCCCTGATAGGGGCCAGTGGTTCCTTTTTAAAGAGATGCATGAAGAGTGCTACAATAGAAATACTCGGGCTGCTTTAGTTAGAAATATTCCTATTCCTGGCATCCGCATGATAGAAAGGGATAATTTTGATGGAACAGAAACTGAATTTATTCGCAGttcttctaaatattttcGGCAGACTGAAACTGATGTTGAGATGGCATTAGATCCTTCACGTGTTATGTATGACATGGACAGCGATGATGAGCAGTGCCTTTTGAGAATTCGTGAGTGTTCGAGTGCTGAGAATAGTGGCTCTTGTGAGATCACTGAGGACATGTTTGAGAAGGCAATGGACATGTTTGAGAAGGCTTCATTTGTAAAGCAGCGTGATAACTTTACCTTAATCGAAATTCAAGAATTGACGGCTGGAGTTGGATCCTTGGAAGCAATGGAAACAATATATGAGCTTTGGAGAACAAAGAGGCAGAGGAAGGGAATGCCATTGATCAGGCATCTTCAG CCACCTCTATGGGAAAAATATCAAAGGGAGCTCAAAGACTGGGAGTTGGTTATGAGCAAAGCAAACACTCCAAATTCCTGTGGGTCGCAGAAGAAACAGTCACCTACTGAGAAGCCAGCGATGTTTGCTTTCTGTTTTAAGCCTCGAGGTTTGGAAGTCAAACACAGGGGAACAAAACACAGGTCACAGAAGAAACTCTCAGTTTATGCTCAACATAGTTCTGCTTTGGGAGATTATGATGGCTGTAATTCATCAG GAAGAAGACCTGTTGGTTTTGTCTCTGGCGACGAGaggtttttatattcaaatcaaagctATGAGCACTCGAATGAATTTTCTGTACATCCAGGAACATATTCCCCTCGTGACCTAGGCATGGGATATTTCTCGAGCGGTGGAAATGGATATCATAGGAATCACCAAAACAAGTCGCAAAGAATCAATGGGAAGAGGAATACGAGTGAACGATGGGATGCAGGCTATTCTGAATGCCCCAGTTCCAATCTTGTCTGTTACTCCAACGGATCTCAGCGTCCTGATGTGGAAGGAATACGGAATAGTACAGACATTGATGAGTACAAATTGCGAGATGCAGCTGGTGCTGCAAGGCGAGCATGCGCTTTGGCGAAGCTCAAGCGGGAAAGAGCAGAGAGTTTGAGGTACAAAGCAGATCTAGCGATCCAGAAAGCTGCAGCTGCTCTCATGTGTGCAGAGGCAGTTAAAGCTTCTTCCGAGGACCTAGGCAACAACAATGGGGTAGAAAGCTCAAGCGAAGGATGA
- a CDS encoding ArfGap/RecO-like zinc finger domain-containing protein — protein sequence MKEDERTEKAIRSLLKLPENRRCINCNSLGPQYVCSTFWTFVCVNCSGIHREFTHRVKSVSMAKFTADEVSALRAGGNERARQIYFKEWDAHRDGYPDRSNIFKLRDFIRSVYVDKRYSSSDKISQQKSDVTEDYRESKKTSAHVLGSRSLHSVDKSDIERSSAAGRSGSESLRFYFDDKNHKQQHVTHNPRSRGLPKSPIRFEIVDDRFRDDGSVKRYDARKDSRGSSKSLDLSSNKDMPSFPIVRHTSELNIVKVEKKKDPVNNQMTASSEKMEIPRSLIDDVPVSELSDEGIIKNSSEIPASLKTTEEPAPNSLEALLFGSSVPSVVPGTNNYELWNTSDISSTENYTAVNLGTQTMPGIPDSVTSFATSPTTAHAHSGSSGPVVPVAPDNLNTKETATLANNQGPSDFSMEQTTLAITDYAHGVGSEHHQDDETQSSIRKALPEDLFTGGFSFAPQQVHGQHHGMGYGMQYYQYPVAMGALTYTAKAANPFDLSYDDTAPNQTPQFPTMAYVQGGGLPHVSSPIGYSDSSSPAADSIGLMTSQSPFHATALSPNSPALASHLSPGALMGQQSQVNMSPSFRQEYSGLGTEGNTFNGVHTFHQANNGYPSANPNAYVSRGNPFE from the exons ATGAAGGAAGACGAGCGAACCGAAAAGGCTATCCGGAGTTTATTGAAGCTTCCTGAGAACCGGAGATGCATCAATTGCAATAGTCTG GGTCCACAATATGTATGCTCAACTTTCTGGACTTTTGTCTGCGTTAACTGCAGCGGAATCCA CCGAGAATTCACACATCGTGTTAAATCTGTATCAATGGCCAAGTTCACAGCAGACGAAGTTAGTGCACTTCGCGCAGGAGGAAACGAG CGAGCCagacaaatttattttaaagaatggGATGCTCACCGTGATGGTTACCCCGATCGCAG tAATATTTTCAAGCTCCGAGATTTCATCAGGAGTGTTTATGTGGACAAAAGATACAGTAGCAGTGACAAGATCTCACAGCAGAAATCG GATGTCACAGAAGATTACAGGGAAAGTAAGAAGACCAGTGCACATGTTCTCGGATCTAGAAGTTTACACTCTGTGGATAAATCTGACATCGAAAGATCTAGTGCTGCTGGGAGGAGTGGAAGTGAATCTCTaaggttttattttgatgaCAAGAACCATAAACAACAACATGTTACGCATAATCCAAGGTCTAGAGGTTTACCAAAGAGTCCTATTCGCTTTGAGATAGTCGATGATAGGTTTAGAGACGATGGGAGTGTTAAGAGATATGATGCACGTAAAGATTCAAGAGGAAGCTCCAAATCACTTGACCTCTCAAGTAACAAAGACATGCCAAGCTTTCCCATTGTACGCCATACCAGCGAACTCAATATTGTAaaagttgagaaaaagaaggatcCAGTGAATAATCAG ATGACTGCATCATCTGAGAAAATGGAAATTCCTAGAAGTTTAATTGATGATGTACCAGTTTCAGAACTATCTGATGAAGGCATTATTAAGAATTCAAGTGAAATTCCTGCATCTCTAAAGACCACTGAGGAGCCAGCTCCTAATTCTTTGGAAGCTTTGTTGTTTGGATCCTCTGTTCCTTCTGTTGTCCCTGGAACAAACAACTATGAACTATGGAACACAAGTGATATTTCCTCTACTGAAAACTATACCGCAGTTAACCTCGGGACCCAGACAATGCCAGGAATACCAGACAGTGTTACCTCTTTTGCCACATCACCAACAACTGCACATGCTCATTCCGGTTCTTCAGGTCCAGTGGTACCTGTTGCTCCTGATAACTTAAATACAAAAGAGACGGCTACACTTGCAAATAACCAG GGACCATCAGATTTCTCTATGGAACAGACAACACTGGCTATCACAGATTATGCTCATGGAGTTGGATCTGAGCATCATCAAGATGATGAGACACAATCTAGCATAAGAAAGGCGCTTCCTGAG GACCTTTTCACTGGAGGCTTCTCATTTGCCCCTCAGCAAGTTCATGGTCAACATCATGGCATGGGATATGGCATGCAATATTATCAATATCCTGTG GCTATGGGAGCCTTAACATATACAGCAAAAGCAGCAAATCCCTTTGATCTTAGCTATGATGATACAGCTCCAAACCAAACACCACAA TTTCCTACTATGGCATATGTGCAAGGAGGAGGCTTACCTCACGTGTCATCTCCAATAGGGTATTCAGATTCTTCAAGTCCAGCTGCAGATTCCATTGGACTGATGACCTCTCAGTCACCTTTTCATGCAACCGCTTTATCCCCAAACTCTCCAGCTCTTGCATCCCATCTTTCCCCTG GTGCACTAATGGGGCAGCAATCACAGGTGAATATGTCCCCATCATTCAG GCAAGAGTATAGTGGTCTTGGTACAGAAGGAAATACGTTCAACGGAGTACATACATTTCATCAAGCAAACAATGGATATCCTTCTGCAAACCCAAATGCTTATGTATCCAGAGGAAATCCCTTTGAATGA
- a CDS encoding ArfGap/RecO-like zinc finger domain-containing protein (ArfGap/RecO-like zinc finger domain-containing protein; FUNCTIONS IN: ARF GTPase activator activity, zinc ion binding; INVOLVED IN: regulation of ARF GTPase activity; LOCATED IN: cellular_component unknown; EXPRESSED IN: 18 plant structures; EXPRESSED DURING: 10 growth stages; CONTAINS InterPro DOMAIN/s: Arf GTPase activating protein (InterPro:IPR001164); BEST Arabidopsis thaliana protein match is: NSP (nuclear shuttle protein)-interacting GTPase (TAIR:AT4G13350.2); Has 30201 Blast hits to 17322 proteins in 780 species: Archae - 12; Bacteria - 1396; Metazoa - 17338; Fungi - 3422; Plants - 5037; Viruses - 0; Other Eukaryotes - 2996 (source: NCBI BLink).): MKEDERTEKAIRSLLKLPENRRCINCNSLGPQYVCSTFWTFVCVNCSGIHREFTHRVKSVSMAKFTADEVSALRAGGNERARQIYFKEWDAHRDGYPDRSNIFKLRDFIRSVYVDKRYSSSDKISQQKSDVTEDYRESKKTSAHVLGSRSLHSVDKSDIERSSAAGRSGSESLRFYFDDKNHKQQHVTHNPRSRGLPKSPIRFEIVDDRFRDDGSVKRYDARKDSRGSSKSLDLSSNKDMPSFPIVRHTSELNIVKVEKKKDPVNNQMTASSEKMEIPRSLIDDVPVSELSDEGIIKNSSEIPASLKTTEEPAPNSLEALLFGSSVPSVVPGTNNYELWNTSDISSTENYTAVNLGTQTMPGIPDSVTSFATSPTTAHAHSGSSGPVVPVAPDNLNTKETATLANNQGPSDFSMEQTTLAITDYAHGVGSEHHQDDETQSSIRKALPEDLFTGGFSFAPQQVHGQHHGMGYGMQYYQYPVQAMGALTYTAKAANPFDLSYDDTAPNQTPQFPTMAYVQGGGLPHVSSPIGYSDSSSPAADSIGLMTSQSPFHATALSPNSPALASHLSPGALMGQQSQVNMSPSFRQEYSGLGTEGNTFNGVHTFHQANNGYPSANPNAYVSRGNPFE, encoded by the exons ATGAAGGAAGACGAGCGAACCGAAAAGGCTATCCGGAGTTTATTGAAGCTTCCTGAGAACCGGAGATGCATCAATTGCAATAGTCTG GGTCCACAATATGTATGCTCAACTTTCTGGACTTTTGTCTGCGTTAACTGCAGCGGAATCCA CCGAGAATTCACACATCGTGTTAAATCTGTATCAATGGCCAAGTTCACAGCAGACGAAGTTAGTGCACTTCGCGCAGGAGGAAACGAG CGAGCCagacaaatttattttaaagaatggGATGCTCACCGTGATGGTTACCCCGATCGCAG tAATATTTTCAAGCTCCGAGATTTCATCAGGAGTGTTTATGTGGACAAAAGATACAGTAGCAGTGACAAGATCTCACAGCAGAAATCG GATGTCACAGAAGATTACAGGGAAAGTAAGAAGACCAGTGCACATGTTCTCGGATCTAGAAGTTTACACTCTGTGGATAAATCTGACATCGAAAGATCTAGTGCTGCTGGGAGGAGTGGAAGTGAATCTCTaaggttttattttgatgaCAAGAACCATAAACAACAACATGTTACGCATAATCCAAGGTCTAGAGGTTTACCAAAGAGTCCTATTCGCTTTGAGATAGTCGATGATAGGTTTAGAGACGATGGGAGTGTTAAGAGATATGATGCACGTAAAGATTCAAGAGGAAGCTCCAAATCACTTGACCTCTCAAGTAACAAAGACATGCCAAGCTTTCCCATTGTACGCCATACCAGCGAACTCAATATTGTAaaagttgagaaaaagaaggatcCAGTGAATAATCAG ATGACTGCATCATCTGAGAAAATGGAAATTCCTAGAAGTTTAATTGATGATGTACCAGTTTCAGAACTATCTGATGAAGGCATTATTAAGAATTCAAGTGAAATTCCTGCATCTCTAAAGACCACTGAGGAGCCAGCTCCTAATTCTTTGGAAGCTTTGTTGTTTGGATCCTCTGTTCCTTCTGTTGTCCCTGGAACAAACAACTATGAACTATGGAACACAAGTGATATTTCCTCTACTGAAAACTATACCGCAGTTAACCTCGGGACCCAGACAATGCCAGGAATACCAGACAGTGTTACCTCTTTTGCCACATCACCAACAACTGCACATGCTCATTCCGGTTCTTCAGGTCCAGTGGTACCTGTTGCTCCTGATAACTTAAATACAAAAGAGACGGCTACACTTGCAAATAACCAG GGACCATCAGATTTCTCTATGGAACAGACAACACTGGCTATCACAGATTATGCTCATGGAGTTGGATCTGAGCATCATCAAGATGATGAGACACAATCTAGCATAAGAAAGGCGCTTCCTGAG GACCTTTTCACTGGAGGCTTCTCATTTGCCCCTCAGCAAGTTCATGGTCAACATCATGGCATGGGATATGGCATGCAATATTATCAATATCCTGTG CAGGCTATGGGAGCCTTAACATATACAGCAAAAGCAGCAAATCCCTTTGATCTTAGCTATGATGATACAGCTCCAAACCAAACACCACAA TTTCCTACTATGGCATATGTGCAAGGAGGAGGCTTACCTCACGTGTCATCTCCAATAGGGTATTCAGATTCTTCAAGTCCAGCTGCAGATTCCATTGGACTGATGACCTCTCAGTCACCTTTTCATGCAACCGCTTTATCCCCAAACTCTCCAGCTCTTGCATCCCATCTTTCCCCTG GTGCACTAATGGGGCAGCAATCACAGGTGAATATGTCCCCATCATTCAG GCAAGAGTATAGTGGTCTTGGTACAGAAGGAAATACGTTCAACGGAGTACATACATTTCATCAAGCAAACAATGGATATCCTTCTGCAAACCCAAATGCTTATGTATCCAGAGGAAATCCCTTTGAATGA